One Oryza glaberrima chromosome 11, OglaRS2, whole genome shotgun sequence genomic region harbors:
- the LOC127755265 gene encoding 40S ribosomal protein S5, with protein sequence MAEVELPQQEVKLFSRWSFVDVQVNDISLVDYLAVNPTKHATYLPHTAGRYSAKRFRKAQCPIVERLTNSLMMHGRNNGKKIMAVRIVKHAMEIIHLLTDANPIQVIVDAIINSGPREDATRIGSAGAVRRQAVDISPLRRVNQAIYLLTTGARESAFRNIKTIAECLADELINAAKGSSNSYAIKKKDEIERVAKANR encoded by the exons ATGGCCGAAGTGGAGCTCCCGCAGCAGGAGGTCAAGCTCTTCAGCCGCTGGTCCTTCGTGGACGTCCAG gtgAACGACATCTCGCTGGTGGACTACCTGGCGGTGAACCCGACGAAGCACGCGACGTACCTGCCGCACACGGCGGGGAGGTACTCAGCGAAGAGGTTCCGGAAGGCGCAGTGCCCCATCGTGGAGCGCCTGACCAACTCGCTCATGATGCACGGCCGCAACAACGGGAAGAAGATCATGGCCGTGCGCATCGTCAAGCACGCCATGGAGATCATCCACCTCCTCACCGACGCCAACCCCATTCAGGTCATCGTCGACGCCATCATCAACAG TGGCCCTCGTGAGGATGCGACCCGTATTGGGTCTGCGGGTGCTGTGAGGAGGCAGGCTGTGGATATCTCTCCCTTGAGGAGGGTCAACCAGGCAATCTACCTCCTCACCACTGGTGCCAGGGAGAGCGCCTTCAGGAACATCAAGACCATTGCTGAGTGCCTTGCTGACGAGCTTATTAATGCCGCCAAGGGCTCATCCAACAG CTATGCCATCAAGAAGAAGGATGAGATCGAGCGTGTTGCCAAGGCCAACCGTTGA